From the genome of Triticum aestivum cultivar Chinese Spring chromosome 3B, IWGSC CS RefSeq v2.1, whole genome shotgun sequence, one region includes:
- the LOC123070662 gene encoding uncharacterized protein, which translates to MGRSAGASQVLPAHQEDEDLFETSSSFSCNSDDDEARFSDGEDQFVPASPVRRLNSDGVYDLSSMKAELSAKKGLSKYYDGKSQSFACMSEVRCLEDLPKKNPYKKIKSCRSNIDLDSYQTACPVPAPNTNSKGIAKQSSASSCANLMMARTSSANMLYRPPAIPVNKSACHQ; encoded by the exons ATGGGCAGATCTGCTGGAGCTTCTCAGGTCCTCCCGGCGCACCAGGAAGACGAGGACCTGTTCGAGACCTCGTCCTCCTTTTCCTGCAACTCCGACGACGACGAGGCCCGGTTTTCAGACGGCGAGGACCAGTTTGTGCCGGCTTCCCCGGTGCGGAGACTGAATTCCGATGGCGTCTACGATCTGTCGTCCATGAAGGCTGAGCTCTCTGCCAA GAAAGGGCTGTCAAAATACTACGACGGCAAGTCCCAGTCGTTCGCGTGCATGTCCGAGGTGAGGTGCCTGGAGGATCTGCCCAAGAAGAACCCCTACAAGAAGATCAAGTCGTGCAGGAGCAACATCGATCTGGACAGTTACCAGACAGCTTGCCCCGTACCTGCTCCCAACACCAACAGCAAGGGAATTGCCAAGCAGAGCTCCGCGAGCTCCTGCGCGAATCTGATGATGGCGCGGACCAGCAGCGCCAACATGCTCTACAGGCCTCCCGCGATCCCTGTCAACAAGAGCGCGTGCCATCAGTAG